The Prevotella sp. E9-3 genome has a window encoding:
- a CDS encoding two-component regulator propeller domain-containing protein codes for MNRLIHLLFFLLVIMSSFKVQARSSMEQERVFMNLNASNGLADNSVQIIKCTRTGRMIISTLGNLNFYDGVTFAHIDIKQDYQLPLKAYTGNYRLYFDNNHHIWLKNTHSVSCVDLFMEHFIPNPEKVVKELGCNDPINDLFVDSNGDVWMLTDLGLFDAKFHKTLHVLQNRILHDLDVRDDNVLLFYDNGDVVCLDRESGKILYQKSPYDEDKAEKYSKSCFVMGDDSVFYVIRNGEKEAVLLSFNSKTQEWATIVEIPYHINNMDILNDELYLATEYGYCSYNLETSQLTKYEQLTMLDGRILQTDCNAICFDKQGGMWIGTEDRGILYARPRLSPFHTYKNDHPQARKYLAMMSHLKQNITEFQGRMANCRFTDSRNWTWYGTTTGVYVYRTPDDPHPMFFDKSKGLLNNVVHSVVEDKDHNIWLSTSFGISCIMINDSEPVFVNSFLDYDNVPSESFRNCKSMCLDNGMIIMESVDHVVAFDPERFTTVNKRETLTLNPKLTKLMVNGNFVKAGEEVGGHIIIDRAITRARDIWLKSDQNTITMTFSGLNYFRPMQTCYRVRVKNIDSNWRVYSYFSNTGHVDSRGQLHLPLVGLKPGTYDVEIQTSLYPDLWNDDKPYTWTVHVDQPWWQATIAYVLLSVVIFVFIGINLYVYSRNTRIRAKLNAGESSIIKRIEAFLERCNIYDNEQLAPLDEELLGRKFEIAPSSEFIDIMVKLMPYLKSHSNKLSMRRLSEISGIDIVQLHNIFMANLYKSPRNLIMLLRLRKAAGLLKTTKMTVEEISVACQFHTPNYFLGNFFHLYKVTPNEYRKSA; via the coding sequence ATGAACAGACTTATACATCTATTATTTTTCCTTTTGGTTATAATGAGTAGCTTTAAGGTACAGGCTCGTTCCAGTATGGAGCAGGAACGTGTGTTTATGAATCTTAATGCTTCAAATGGACTAGCTGATAATAGTGTTCAAATTATAAAATGCACTCGAACAGGTCGCATGATTATTTCAACTCTTGGAAATTTAAATTTCTATGACGGGGTTACTTTTGCGCATATTGACATTAAGCAAGATTACCAATTACCACTTAAAGCTTATACAGGAAACTATCGTCTTTATTTTGATAATAACCACCATATATGGTTGAAAAACACTCATTCTGTGAGTTGTGTTGACCTTTTTATGGAACATTTTATTCCCAATCCAGAAAAGGTGGTAAAAGAATTAGGATGTAATGACCCTATCAATGATCTCTTTGTCGATTCAAATGGAGATGTGTGGATGCTGACAGATTTGGGACTTTTCGATGCTAAGTTTCATAAAACCTTACATGTTCTTCAGAATCGTATTCTTCATGATCTTGATGTCCGGGATGACAATGTCTTGTTATTTTACGATAATGGTGATGTGGTATGCCTTGATCGTGAGTCAGGAAAAATTCTTTACCAAAAATCACCTTATGATGAAGATAAAGCAGAGAAGTATTCGAAGTCTTGCTTTGTCATGGGAGACGATAGTGTCTTTTATGTTATAAGAAACGGTGAGAAAGAAGCTGTTCTTCTTAGCTTTAATTCCAAGACTCAAGAGTGGGCCACAATTGTTGAAATTCCATATCACATTAATAATATGGATATTTTGAATGATGAACTATATCTTGCTACAGAATATGGTTATTGTAGTTATAACCTTGAAACATCACAATTAACAAAGTATGAACAGTTAACGATGTTGGATGGTCGCATCCTTCAGACAGATTGTAATGCGATTTGTTTTGATAAACAAGGTGGAATGTGGATAGGTACCGAGGATCGTGGTATTCTATATGCTCGCCCTAGGCTTTCTCCCTTTCATACTTATAAAAATGATCATCCCCAAGCTCGCAAGTATCTGGCCATGATGAGTCACTTGAAACAGAATATCACAGAGTTTCAGGGACGTATGGCAAATTGTCGCTTTACGGATAGTAGAAATTGGACTTGGTATGGTACAACGACAGGTGTCTATGTCTATAGAACTCCCGATGATCCCCACCCAATGTTTTTTGATAAGTCGAAGGGATTGTTGAACAATGTGGTACATTCTGTTGTTGAGGATAAGGATCATAATATATGGCTAAGTACATCTTTTGGTATTAGTTGTATTATGATTAATGATAGTGAACCGGTTTTTGTAAATAGTTTCCTTGATTACGACAATGTGCCAAGTGAGTCGTTCCGTAATTGTAAGTCTATGTGTTTGGATAATGGAATGATTATCATGGAAAGTGTTGACCATGTAGTAGCTTTTGATCCGGAGCGTTTCACTACTGTCAATAAGCGGGAAACACTTACTCTTAATCCAAAGTTGACCAAGCTAATGGTAAATGGTAACTTTGTTAAGGCAGGTGAGGAAGTTGGTGGGCATATAATTATTGATCGAGCTATCACACGAGCTCGCGATATTTGGTTGAAGTCAGATCAGAATACTATTACAATGACCTTTTCAGGATTGAACTATTTCCGTCCTATGCAAACGTGTTATCGTGTGCGAGTAAAAAATATAGATAGTAATTGGCGCGTTTATTCATATTTTAGCAACACAGGTCATGTGGATTCTAGAGGACAACTACACCTGCCTCTTGTTGGTTTAAAACCTGGTACATATGACGTTGAGATTCAGACGTCGCTATATCCTGATTTATGGAATGACGATAAGCCATATACCTGGACGGTACATGTTGACCAGCCTTGGTGGCAGGCTACAATAGCGTATGTACTGTTGTCTGTGGTGATATTTGTGTTTATCGGTATTAATCTGTATGTCTATAGCCGAAACACCCGTATTCGTGCTAAGTTGAATGCTGGAGAAAGCTCAATTATAAAGAGGATAGAAGCCTTTTTAGAGCGTTGTAATATATATGATAATGAACAGCTTGCTCCTCTTGATGAAGAGTTGTTGGGACGTAAGTTTGAGATAGCGCCTTCTTCAGAGTTTATCGATATTATGGTGAAGTTAATGCCATATTTGAAATCACATTCCAATAAGTTGAGTATGCGGCGTCTGAGTGAGATAAGTGGAATTGATATAGTACAATTGCATAATATTTTTATGGCGAATCTTTATAAGAGTCCACGTAATCTAATTATGCTTCTACGTTTGCGTAAAGCTGCTGGCTTGCTAAAGACAACTAAGATGACAGTTGAGGAAATTTCTGTGGCCTGTCAATTCCATACTCCCAACTATTTCCTTGGAAATTTCTTCCATCTTTACAAAGTAACGCCTAACGAGTATAGGAAATCTGCATAG
- a CDS encoding DUF5103 domain-containing protein, with translation MKRILLFLLLIIPMLSSAKHQVKVSNVKSLQVVVNNNWLDMPVMKLNSNDILNIGFDEMSHNYHRFVAHIERCEADWTTSDQLFESDWLEGFNDQVIEEYENSLNTTVLYTHYQLQIPNEQCRLKMSGNYRIHILDEDENNEEVLVAEFRVVEKRMDVGLSVTTNTDLDFNEKYQQVNLSVNYNSLKVTNPSEQLQIFVFQNGREDNMKENPRPNYVTPTSLRWEHNRSLIFDAGNEYHKFEVLDPTHITLGLDHVEWNEEERKYHVYPFVCEPQRNYLYTEDADGAFYIRNSDNYENDRLSDYVYVHYRLCPAPFYEYSRIIIDGQWATEAPETYYMEYNDKDKSYNATILQKMGYYNYQLLMLDADSTAHHLPEEGNFFQTENRYSALVYYRGISERTWRLVGHQSIVFKIK, from the coding sequence ATGAAACGAATCCTCCTTTTTCTTCTACTAATCATACCAATGCTTTCTTCTGCCAAACATCAGGTGAAGGTGTCCAATGTCAAGTCTCTGCAAGTTGTAGTAAACAACAACTGGCTCGACATGCCCGTCATGAAGCTAAACTCAAACGACATACTGAATATTGGGTTTGACGAAATGTCACACAATTACCATCGGTTTGTAGCTCATATTGAACGATGCGAGGCAGACTGGACAACGTCAGATCAATTATTCGAGAGTGACTGGCTGGAGGGGTTCAACGACCAGGTAATTGAAGAATATGAGAATTCACTAAATACTACAGTTCTTTACACCCACTATCAACTTCAGATTCCTAACGAGCAATGCCGCTTGAAAATGAGTGGCAATTACCGTATCCATATATTGGATGAAGACGAAAACAACGAAGAGGTCTTAGTGGCAGAATTCAGAGTTGTTGAAAAACGTATGGATGTAGGACTGTCAGTAACCACGAATACAGACCTCGACTTTAATGAAAAATACCAGCAGGTGAATCTTAGCGTAAACTATAATTCTTTAAAAGTCACCAATCCAAGTGAACAGCTTCAGATATTTGTGTTTCAGAATGGACGAGAAGACAATATGAAAGAAAATCCACGTCCAAACTATGTTACCCCAACAAGTCTTCGCTGGGAACACAATCGTTCACTTATTTTTGATGCTGGCAACGAATATCATAAGTTCGAAGTATTGGACCCGACACATATCACACTTGGACTCGACCACGTAGAATGGAATGAAGAGGAACGGAAGTATCATGTTTATCCATTCGTGTGTGAACCTCAACGCAACTACCTCTATACAGAAGATGCAGATGGAGCATTCTACATTCGCAATAGCGATAATTATGAGAACGACAGGTTGAGCGACTATGTATATGTTCACTATCGTCTATGCCCTGCCCCCTTCTACGAATATTCACGAATTATCATTGACGGACAATGGGCAACAGAGGCGCCAGAAACCTATTATATGGAATACAACGATAAAGATAAATCGTACAATGCTACCATTCTCCAGAAAATGGGTTACTATAACTACCAACTACTTATGCTCGATGCAGATAGTACAGCTCATCACTTACCAGAAGAAGGCAATTTCTTTCAAACCGAAAACAGATATTCTGCTCTTGTATATTATCGAGGTATAAGCGAACGCACTTGGCGACTTGTCGGTCATCAAAGCATCGTATTCAAGATAAAATAA
- the tilS gene encoding tRNA lysidine(34) synthetase TilS, whose translation MWNKVKNYIEKRHLLDKSHLYIVALSGGADSVALLRVLLLLGYRVEAAHCNFNLRGAESDRDEAFVVNLCEQLSVPLHRAHFDTTTYAQLHKVSIEMAARQLRYRYFEQLRKDMNAEAVCVAHHRDDNVETLLINLLRGTGIHGLTGIQPRRDSIESGEDNTDACTVIRPMLCVSRADILEWLKSIQQDFVTDSSNMVDDVLRNKIRLDVIPLLQQINPAVMDNLQRTIEQMNEAEKIYKAYTKEALTQLIDNDHSDSNNSNSQNRLHIDIERLKLSPSPLCMLFEWLTPYGFSSATIRQIAEHLDSPSGRLWKSSTHELSIDRNRLLLSPISAELPTMRIPETGTYVYTENMRFRFNIEEDIVVDPSPNVACLDAQKVVFPLTIRPIQEGDRFVPFGMKGNKLLSDFLTDLKVPVIEKREQLVVCDANGTIVWVVNKRPSAQCCITEFTERMLKISIVHS comes from the coding sequence ATGTGGAATAAAGTAAAGAATTATATTGAAAAGCGCCATTTGCTTGATAAGAGCCACTTATATATAGTGGCCTTGAGTGGAGGCGCTGATAGCGTAGCATTGCTACGTGTACTACTCTTATTGGGCTATCGCGTAGAGGCTGCTCACTGCAATTTCAATCTTAGAGGTGCAGAATCTGATCGTGACGAAGCATTCGTTGTTAACCTTTGCGAACAATTATCTGTTCCATTACATCGTGCCCATTTTGACACTACAACCTATGCGCAACTTCACAAGGTTAGCATTGAGATGGCAGCACGTCAATTACGCTATCGGTATTTTGAGCAATTAAGGAAAGATATGAATGCCGAAGCCGTATGTGTGGCCCATCATCGCGATGATAATGTTGAGACACTACTCATCAACCTATTACGCGGAACAGGAATTCATGGACTTACAGGGATACAGCCAAGAAGAGACAGTATTGAATCTGGCGAAGATAATACTGACGCATGTACTGTGATCCGACCAATGCTCTGTGTGAGTAGAGCAGACATTTTGGAATGGCTGAAGAGCATTCAGCAGGATTTCGTTACCGACAGCAGCAATATGGTGGACGATGTTCTTCGCAATAAGATTCGGTTGGATGTAATTCCGCTTTTGCAACAGATTAATCCGGCTGTGATGGATAATCTGCAGCGCACCATAGAACAAATGAACGAGGCGGAGAAGATCTATAAAGCCTATACCAAAGAAGCACTTACTCAACTGATAGACAACGATCATTCAGATAGTAATAATAGTAACAGTCAGAATCGTCTGCATATTGATATTGAGAGACTGAAACTTTCACCTTCACCTCTCTGCATGCTGTTCGAGTGGCTTACGCCCTATGGATTCAGCTCAGCAACAATCCGACAGATAGCCGAACATCTTGACTCACCTTCTGGCCGATTGTGGAAATCATCTACTCATGAGCTTTCTATTGACCGGAACAGGCTATTGCTAAGTCCTATTTCAGCTGAACTGCCAACAATGCGAATTCCGGAAACTGGCACATACGTATATACAGAAAACATGCGTTTCCGTTTCAATATTGAAGAGGACATAGTTGTTGACCCTTCACCGAATGTTGCCTGCCTCGATGCCCAAAAAGTTGTATTTCCTCTCACCATCCGTCCTATTCAGGAAGGTGATCGTTTTGTTCCTTTTGGCATGAAAGGAAATAAGTTACTGAGCGACTTTCTTACCGATTTGAAAGTGCCTGTCATAGAAAAACGAGAACAATTAGTGGTTTGCGATGCCAATGGAACTATAGTCTGGGTTGTTAACAAACGCCCATCAGCCCAATGCTGCATAACTGAGTTCACAGAACGTATGCTGAAAATCTCAATCGTTCATTCATAA
- a CDS encoding class I SAM-dependent rRNA methyltransferase, translating into MKQIYLKKGKEESLLRFHPWIFSGAIHHADEGISEGEAVRVVSATGDFIAVGHYQQGSIAVRVLTFNDVEIDTSFWRSRLASALQMRKVIGLANSKESDTYRLVHGEGDNLPGLIIDIYGHTAVMQAHSIGMHLCRKEIATALVDVAKGIIDNVYYKSETTLPFMEPENGFLVGGSEENIGTENGLKFRVDWLRGQKTGFFVDQRENRALLEVFSKGKRVLNMFCYTGGFSVYAMRGGAQLVHSVDSSAKAIELTRSNIELNFPNDSRHEAFCEDAFKFLDSIGRENSSTYDLIILDPPAFAKHRGALHNALKGYTRLNQKAFEKIPAGGILFTFSCSQVVTKDHFRNAVFTAAALAHRKVRILHQLHQPADHPINIYHPEGEYLKGLVLYVE; encoded by the coding sequence ATGAAACAAATATATCTGAAAAAAGGTAAGGAAGAGAGTCTTCTCCGCTTTCATCCATGGATATTTTCTGGAGCCATCCATCATGCAGACGAAGGAATCAGCGAGGGTGAAGCCGTCAGGGTGGTATCGGCTACTGGAGATTTTATTGCCGTAGGTCATTACCAGCAGGGATCTATTGCTGTTCGAGTGCTCACGTTCAATGATGTTGAGATTGACACCTCTTTCTGGCGCTCAAGACTTGCTTCAGCCTTACAAATGCGCAAGGTTATCGGTTTAGCCAACAGCAAAGAAAGCGACACCTACAGATTGGTGCATGGAGAAGGTGACAACCTCCCTGGTCTCATTATTGATATATATGGACATACTGCCGTGATGCAAGCTCATAGTATCGGTATGCATCTGTGCAGAAAAGAGATAGCTACAGCATTAGTAGATGTGGCTAAAGGAATTATAGACAACGTCTATTATAAAAGCGAAACTACCCTACCCTTTATGGAGCCTGAAAATGGATTCCTTGTAGGAGGTAGTGAAGAAAATATTGGTACTGAGAATGGACTAAAGTTCCGTGTTGACTGGCTGAGAGGTCAGAAAACTGGCTTTTTTGTAGATCAACGAGAGAATCGTGCCCTGCTGGAAGTATTTTCAAAAGGTAAACGAGTTCTCAACATGTTCTGCTATACAGGCGGTTTCTCAGTATATGCCATGCGTGGTGGAGCCCAATTGGTTCACTCGGTTGACAGTTCAGCCAAAGCTATTGAACTGACCCGTTCAAATATTGAATTGAACTTTCCTAATGATAGTCGTCACGAAGCATTCTGCGAAGATGCTTTCAAATTTCTGGATAGCATCGGACGTGAGAATAGCAGTACATACGACTTAATCATTCTAGATCCGCCCGCATTTGCCAAACATCGCGGAGCCTTACATAATGCTCTGAAAGGATATACCCGATTGAATCAGAAAGCATTCGAGAAGATTCCTGCCGGTGGCATTCTTTTTACTTTCTCATGTTCGCAGGTAGTAACGAAGGATCATTTCCGCAACGCAGTATTCACAGCAGCAGCTCTTGCACACAGAAAAGTACGCATCCTTCACCAGTTGCATCAGCCTGCCGACCATCCAATCAACATCTATCATCCTGAAGGCGAATACCTGAAAGGACTGGTACTGTATGTGGAATAA
- a CDS encoding 3'-5' exonuclease — MTKILYNKFDKSLIPSLPTVKFEGRIIVVVSAAEAEKAVDFLLSQPLLGVDTETRPSFKRGWQYKVALLQVATEDICFLFRLNHTGLSPAIIRFLEDSTTPKIGLSWHDDLNGLHRLGTFTPGYFIDLQDHVKEIGIEDLSLQKLYANMMGQKISKRQQLSNWERDILDEKQKSYAATDAWACLQLYKELKRLEQTKNYQLIVRKEEQLQSTDVKNKE, encoded by the coding sequence ATGACAAAAATCCTATACAACAAATTCGACAAAAGTCTGATTCCATCGCTGCCCACTGTGAAGTTCGAAGGAAGAATCATTGTCGTAGTTAGCGCAGCTGAAGCCGAAAAAGCAGTTGATTTTTTGCTTTCGCAACCGCTGCTCGGGGTTGATACTGAAACTCGCCCATCATTTAAACGCGGATGGCAATACAAAGTAGCCCTTCTTCAAGTTGCAACCGAAGATATCTGCTTCCTGTTCAGATTAAACCATACTGGTCTTTCACCAGCCATCATAAGATTTTTGGAAGATTCCACCACACCAAAGATTGGACTTTCCTGGCATGACGACCTAAACGGACTCCACAGACTGGGAACTTTCACACCTGGATATTTCATTGACCTTCAGGACCATGTGAAAGAAATCGGCATCGAAGATTTAAGTCTTCAAAAGCTGTATGCCAATATGATGGGACAGAAAATTAGCAAGCGCCAACAATTGAGTAATTGGGAACGTGATATTCTCGATGAAAAGCAAAAAAGCTATGCGGCAACTGATGCTTGGGCTTGCCTTCAACTCTATAAAGAACTTAAACGGCTGGAACAGACTAAAAACTATCAATTGATTGTTCGGAAAGAGGAACAACTTCAATCAACTGATGTAAAAAACAAAGAATAG